In a genomic window of Corynebacterium choanae:
- a CDS encoding polyribonucleotide nucleotidyltransferase has protein sequence MKDVTFFEDEYGVSTVEATIDNGDFGTRVIRFETGLLARQAGGSVTAYLDDDTMLLATTTASSQPREGFDFFPLTVDVEERMYAAGRIPGSFFRREGRPSTDAILACRLIDRPLRPTFVKGLRNEVQCVITVLSMDPEEMYDVVAINAASAATQLSGLPVSGAVGGVRMALIVDDEHPQGQWVAFPNYTQHKQAIFEMVVAGRMIETGKGKRRREDVAIMMVEAGATESVVERIAEGAPAPTEQVVAEGLEAAKPFIATLCKAQQVLAEKTAKDTQEFPLFPAYEDDVFAAVEKAATSKIEKLMTIAGKQDRDEATAAYLDEISEQFAEKFPERDKEVRNAFNAITKQIVRRRILTDHFRIDGRGVKDIRHVEVEVALIPRAHGSALFERGETQIMGVTTLDMLKMQQQIDSLSPETSKRYIHHYNFPPYSTGETGRVGSPKRREIGHGALAERALVPVLPSREEFPYAIRQVSEALGSNGSTSMGSVCASTLSMLNAGVPLKASVAGIAMGLVSDEVDGETRYVALTDILGAEDAFGDMDFKVAGTAEFVTALQLDTKLDGIPSKVLAGALEQAKEARLEILDTMAQVVDGPDEMSPLAPRIVSVKIPVSKIGEVIGPKGKNINQLSETTGADISIEDDGTVYVSAQNGESAQKAVDEINAIANPQLPQVGERFYGTVVKTTHFGAFVSLLPNRDGLIHISKLGGKTRIERVEDVVNVGDRIWVEIADIDDRNKISLVPVDEEK, from the coding sequence ATGAAGGACGTTACATTTTTTGAAGACGAGTACGGCGTCTCAACTGTCGAAGCAACCATCGATAATGGGGACTTCGGCACCCGCGTTATCCGGTTTGAAACTGGTCTGCTGGCTCGGCAGGCTGGCGGTTCGGTTACCGCATATTTAGATGATGACACGATGTTGCTGGCAACCACCACTGCCAGCAGCCAACCGCGGGAGGGATTCGACTTCTTCCCGCTGACCGTTGATGTGGAAGAGCGGATGTATGCCGCCGGCCGTATTCCTGGTTCGTTCTTCCGGCGGGAAGGGCGTCCTTCAACGGATGCTATTTTGGCTTGTCGCCTCATCGACCGACCGCTGCGCCCCACCTTTGTGAAAGGGCTGCGCAACGAAGTGCAATGTGTGATCACTGTGCTGTCGATGGATCCGGAAGAAATGTATGACGTGGTGGCAATTAACGCTGCCTCTGCGGCGACACAACTGTCCGGTCTGCCGGTTTCTGGGGCAGTCGGTGGTGTGCGCATGGCACTGATCGTCGACGATGAACATCCCCAAGGCCAGTGGGTTGCGTTCCCGAACTACACCCAGCATAAGCAGGCCATCTTCGAGATGGTGGTAGCCGGTCGCATGATTGAAACTGGCAAGGGTAAGCGTCGTCGTGAAGATGTGGCCATCATGATGGTGGAAGCGGGCGCTACAGAATCTGTGGTTGAGCGGATCGCGGAAGGCGCCCCAGCCCCAACTGAGCAAGTTGTGGCCGAAGGTTTGGAAGCTGCAAAACCGTTTATCGCAACCTTGTGCAAGGCACAGCAGGTGTTGGCTGAAAAAACGGCGAAGGATACCCAAGAGTTCCCGCTGTTCCCAGCCTATGAAGACGATGTGTTCGCCGCTGTTGAAAAGGCTGCCACCAGCAAAATTGAAAAGCTGATGACTATTGCTGGTAAGCAGGATCGCGACGAAGCAACTGCTGCATATCTCGATGAGATCTCGGAGCAGTTCGCCGAGAAGTTCCCGGAGCGGGATAAGGAAGTCCGTAACGCGTTCAACGCCATCACCAAGCAGATTGTGCGGCGTCGAATTCTCACCGATCACTTCCGTATCGATGGGCGTGGCGTGAAAGATATTCGCCACGTTGAGGTGGAAGTTGCTCTCATCCCACGGGCACACGGGTCGGCGCTGTTCGAACGTGGCGAAACCCAAATCATGGGTGTGACGACACTGGATATGCTGAAAATGCAGCAGCAAATCGATTCGCTGTCGCCGGAAACGTCGAAGCGCTACATTCACCACTACAACTTCCCGCCATACTCCACCGGCGAAACTGGTCGAGTTGGTTCCCCGAAGCGTCGCGAAATCGGGCACGGCGCCCTTGCGGAACGTGCACTGGTGCCAGTGTTACCTTCCCGGGAAGAGTTCCCCTATGCCATCCGTCAGGTTTCTGAGGCGCTCGGCTCGAATGGTTCCACTTCGATGGGATCGGTGTGTGCCTCCACCTTGTCGATGCTCAACGCTGGTGTACCGCTGAAAGCATCGGTTGCAGGTATTGCCATGGGGCTGGTTTCCGATGAGGTCGACGGTGAAACTCGCTATGTGGCATTGACCGATATCCTCGGTGCGGAAGACGCATTCGGCGATATGGACTTTAAGGTTGCAGGTACCGCAGAGTTCGTTACAGCGTTGCAGCTTGACACCAAACTCGACGGTATTCCGTCGAAGGTGCTCGCAGGTGCGTTGGAGCAGGCTAAAGAAGCACGCCTGGAGATCCTGGACACCATGGCGCAGGTGGTCGACGGGCCGGATGAAATGTCGCCGCTGGCACCACGCATTGTTTCGGTGAAGATCCCTGTGTCGAAGATTGGTGAAGTGATCGGGCCGAAGGGCAAGAACATCAACCAGCTTTCGGAGACCACCGGTGCAGATATCTCCATCGAAGATGACGGCACAGTGTATGTGTCGGCACAAAACGGGGAATCAGCGCAGAAAGCTGTCGACGAGATTAACGCTATCGCTAATCCGCAACTGCCGCAGGTTGGTGAACGGTTCTACGGCACGGTGGTGAAAACCACCCACTTTGGTGCGTTTGTTTCCTTGCTGCCGAACCGTGACGGTCTCATTCACATCTCCAAGCTGGGTGGGAAAACCCGTATTGAGCGCGTCGAAGATGTAGTCAATGTGGGCGACCGGATTTGGGTTGAGATTGCTGACATCGACGACCGCAACAAGATTTCGCTGGTGCCGGTTGACGAAGAAAAATAA